ATCATTTCTCGCGGCCGCTGCCACTCGAACTTGCCATCGATTACGCCGCCCGGTGCGAGGCCGCAGCCTCTGCCCGCAAATCGCTGTCTGCCTGAGCTACCTTAAATCGACTGGAGCGATGCGTCATCGTCGTCTATTCATGGTCGTAGTAGATGAGGTGAACCATGCAGGACGGCGAACGGCAAAATGAAGTCATCATTGAACGGCGGGGTACCGCAGGCGTCATCCGGCTCAACCGGCCGCGAGCACTGAACAGCCTGACGTTGCCGATGATCCGCACGATCACCGCGGCCCTTCACGACTTTGCCGGTGATCCCGAGGTGGCGAGCGTCGTGGCGACGGGAGAGGGCGAACGCGGCTTCTGCGCCGGCGGCGATATCCGCGCCCTGCATGAGAGCGCCCGCGCCGGCGATGGCCTCGCAGGTACCTTCTGGCGCGAGGAGTTCCGCCTCAACCATATGATTGCCGCCTATCCCAAACCCTATGTCGCGCTGATGGACGGCATCACCATGGGCGGCGGCGTCGGCCTGTCCTCGCATGGCCGCCACCGCGTCGTCACCGAGCGCACGCGGCTGGCCATGCCCGAAACCGGCATAGGCTATGTCCCGGATGTCGGCGCCACCTGGCTGCTGCCGCGTGGCCCTGGCGAGGCCGGAACATGGCTCGGTCTGACAGGGCTCGATATCGGTGCTGCCGATGCGATCCACGCTCGCCTTGCCGACCTTCAGATCGCCTCGTCGCGGCTTGGCCAAGTGATCGATGCTCTCTCGGGCCTGCCGCGTGGCAGTTCATCCAGCGACGTCGATGCAGTGTTGCAGGGGCTTTCGGAGCCTCAGGGAGAAAGCCGGCTCAGGCAGAACGCGGCGGTGATCGATCGCGCATTCCGTTTCGACAGCGTCGAGGAGATCCTGGCGGCACTCGCAGAAGAGGAAGACGAATTCGCTGCCGAGACGCGCCGGGTGATGCTGACGCGTTCGCCGACCAGCCTGAAGCTCGCTTTGCGGCTGCTGAGAGCCGGTCGCCGCAGCGCCTCGCTTGCCGAATGCCTCGGCCGCGAACTCGGCGCCTGTCTGCAGATGCTTGATAATCCCGATTTCTTCGAGGGCATCCGCGCCGCCGTCATCGACAAGGACCGCAATCCGCAATGGTCGCCGGCAACTGTCGAGGCTGTGCAGGCATCAACGGTCGAGCATTTCTTGAAACCGGCCGAGCCGCCGCTTTCACTCTGAACGCTATCCAGTTATCGCCACATGCCGCGCATGCGGGCGCCGACATCGATGCGCACCTGCCGCGCCTGCGCTTGCGCGGCCTCCGATTTTCCTTGCGGCCAGCTGCAAGCTTCGAAGAACTGCAGCAGGGTCGCGGGAATGAAGCGGCTGCGTGAGGCATAGACATGCCGGTCGCCCTGCGAGTTCTGCCCGTAGGTGAAGAAGCGTTGCGGCACGACGAGGTCGAGACCATCCCGGGCGCGTGTCATGGCGACATAGAGCAGCCGGCGTTCCTCTTCGATTTCGGCGGTGGTGCCGACGGCGAGATCGCTCGGTATACATCCGTCGACGACGTTCAGCATGAAGACCTTCGTCCATTCCTGGCCCTTGGCGGAATGAATGGTCGACAAGATGAGATAGTCTTCGTCGAGAAGCGGCACGCCCGCCTGGTCGCTGGTCGCATCCGGCGGATCGAGGGTGAGTTCGGTCAAAAATCGCTCGCGCGAGGCATAACCGCTAGCGATCTGCTCGAGCTGCAGCAGGTCGGCCTGCCGCGTCGTCGCATCCTCGTGCAGCCGTTCCAGATGCGGCGCATACCATTGCCGCGCCAGGCCGATCTCTGCCGGCCAGCCGGCCTTGCCGGTCTTCAGCTCCTGCAGCATCGAAACGAACATTGTCCAGTCCTCGCCGGAGCGCGGCGGCGCTGGCATGGCGCCAAGAGCAGTAATCGGGCTGGCATCCTCGGCCATCAGGTCGAGCGTCTTCTGCGCCGTCGACGGGCCGACGCCCGGCAGGATCTGCATCAGCCGGAAGCCCGCCACCCGGTCGCGCGGATTCTGCGCGAAGCGAAGGGCGGCCAGCATGTCCTTCACATGCGCGCTGTCGAGAAACTTCAGCCCGCCGAATTTGACGAAGGGGATGTTGCGCCGGGTCAACTCGACCTCCAGCGGCCCGCTGTGATGCGAGGCACGAAAGAGCACGGCCTGCTGCTTGAGCTTCAGGCCTTCCTCGCGATTGTCGAGCACCATGTCGGTGATATACCGCGCCTGCTCGGCCTCGTCGCGCACGGTGACAAGGCGCGGCCGCTCGGACGATTGCCGCTCGGTCCAGAGATTCTTGGTGAAGCGCTCCGAGGCGAGATCGATGACGGCGTTGGCGGCGGCGAGGATCGGCTGCGTCGAGCGGTAGTTGCGGTCGAGCGTGACGATATTGGCGGCCGGGCTGAAGGCGGCGGGAAAATCGAGGATATTGCGCACCGTCGCGGCGCGGAAGGAATAGATCGACTGCGCATCGTCACCGACGACGGTCAGCCCCTGGCCTTGGGGCTTCAGCGCCAGCAGGATCGAGGCCTGCAGCCGGTTGGTGTCCTGATATTCGTCGACCAGCACATGGTCGAAGCGGCTGCCGATATCCTCCGCAATCATTTCTTCGCCAACCATCTGCGCCCAGTAGAGCAGCAGATCGTCGTAATCGAGCACGTTCTGGCTCTGCTTGGCCTCGACATAACTGGCGAAGAGTTCGCGCAGCTGTTTCTCCCACGTCGCGCACCAGGGAAAGACGTCGCGCAGCACGAGGTCGAGCGCGGTTTCCGAATTCACCGCCCTGGAATAGATGGCAAGGCATGTGCCCTTTGTGGGAAAGCGGCTTTCCGTCTTCGAGAAGCCGAGGTCGTGCCGGATGAGGTTCATCAGATCGGCGCTGTCTTCGCGGTCGTGGATGGTAAACCCAGGATCGAGACCGATCTGCTCCGCATAATCGCGCAGCAGCCGGGCGCCGATGCCGTGGAAGGTGCCGGACCAGGAAAGCGCATCCGCCATCACGCCGGCATTCGCACCAAGCACGTCGCGGCAGATGCGCTCGACGCGTCGTGCCATCTCGGCTGCTGCCCGGCGCGAGAAGGTCATCAGCAGAATGCGGCGGGGATCGGCGCCTTTGACGATCAGATGGGCGACGCGATGCGCCAAAGTATTCGTCTTGCCGGAGCCGGCGCCGGCAATGACCAGCAGCGGCCCGGCAATATGGCTGCCGTCGATGAGCGTGCCGTGCTCGACGGCCATGCGCTGCTGCGGATTGAGCTTTTCGAGATACATCCAGCCGTCCGGTCGGGCTCCCGCAGAATCACTGGGGAAAGATTAGATGTTCCTTGAATGTTCGCGATTGCCGCCTCTGTCAAGCGCCACGGCCCCCGAAGGCCTCAATCGGGGAAATCCGGGCCGATCTCGCGCCGCACCAGCTTCAGGCTGCGGTCGGGCTGAAGGATATAGGTTTCCTCGACGCGCTGGCCCGTCCCGTTGTAGAACTGGTTGTAGACGGCGCTGCCGACCGGCGACTTGCTGAGCTTCGTTCGCGGCTGGCCGCCATAGGTAATGCTGCCGGGAATGGGTTCCAGCGCCGGCGTATCGGCCGAGGAGCAGCCGGCAAGCATTGCCCCGGCAAACAAGGCGGGCAGAAACGCTTTCATCGTCATCATCCCTCTTTCGACTGCTGCCAGATATGGAAGCCGCGGCGCCTTTCGCCAAGGGGTGCCCATGCCACCGCGCACGTATCGCTGTCGAACAGGCTCTTCTTTTCCCGGGGACGCAACGAAATGCGTCGCTGCGGCGTTAACAGTCATCAACCAACATCAGGAAACGTTCACGGTGCTCGGCTTTCCAGCATTCACGGGGCATGGCGAGCCCCGCCGCCAGGGTCACAGCGATGCGGCGACGCGCGCCTCGGTGGAGAGCGCCCTTCATGCGGCCGCCGATATCGAAGTCGGCGAAATCACCGTCAGCCTATCGGGCTCCTATGTCATCCTGGAGGGCTTCGTGCGCCGGCGGGGCGATGTCGAGCGGGCGATCGAGATCGCCGAGGGCGTCGTCGGCCGAGGCTATGTGCGTGCTCGCTTGCTGCGAAGCTAATGCATGTCGCCTAAAGGTGTGCAGCGGTTTTAGGACAACGACCTGCATCAAATAAAAGTCCGGTGAAGGAGATGCTCCGCCGATCTGCGCGCTCATCTCTTTGCGATGCATGAAGGGAACCAAAATGCTCTCTCGCGTGTTGAAAGGCCGGACCTAAACGCTGGAGACTCTCATGCAGTTGCTTCCTCGCCTGTGGGCAACGACCTTGATAGTGGGGTGTGGTGTCTTTGCCGGCTCCGCCCATGCCTCGCTGGAAACCGGCACGAATTATTCCGCTTTGCCGAAGGACCAGATCGCCCTCAACGAATATACCTGGACCGTCGCCTGCCAGCCGGTAGAGCCTCACTATCTCCCCTCTTTCATTCGCGCGGCAGATGGCACGATCATCGGCGTCGGTTATGTCGAGATCGAGAATGAGAGCGGCGCGGATTGCTGAAAAAGGCGGTCCTGCTCGGACGAGGCTCGCCTGCGTTTCCGCAGAGAGTACGAGCCTTT
This Rhizobium brockwellii DNA region includes the following protein-coding sequences:
- a CDS encoding BON domain-containing protein; this translates as MLGFPAFTGHGEPRRQGHSDAATRASVESALHAAADIEVGEITVSLSGSYVILEGFVRRRGDVERAIEIAEGVVGRGYVRARLLRS
- a CDS encoding ATP-dependent helicase; the protein is MYLEKLNPQQRMAVEHGTLIDGSHIAGPLLVIAGAGSGKTNTLAHRVAHLIVKGADPRRILLMTFSRRAAAEMARRVERICRDVLGANAGVMADALSWSGTFHGIGARLLRDYAEQIGLDPGFTIHDREDSADLMNLIRHDLGFSKTESRFPTKGTCLAIYSRAVNSETALDLVLRDVFPWCATWEKQLRELFASYVEAKQSQNVLDYDDLLLYWAQMVGEEMIAEDIGSRFDHVLVDEYQDTNRLQASILLALKPQGQGLTVVGDDAQSIYSFRAATVRNILDFPAAFSPAANIVTLDRNYRSTQPILAAANAVIDLASERFTKNLWTERQSSERPRLVTVRDEAEQARYITDMVLDNREEGLKLKQQAVLFRASHHSGPLEVELTRRNIPFVKFGGLKFLDSAHVKDMLAALRFAQNPRDRVAGFRLMQILPGVGPSTAQKTLDLMAEDASPITALGAMPAPPRSGEDWTMFVSMLQELKTGKAGWPAEIGLARQWYAPHLERLHEDATTRQADLLQLEQIASGYASRERFLTELTLDPPDATSDQAGVPLLDEDYLILSTIHSAKGQEWTKVFMLNVVDGCIPSDLAVGTTAEIEEERRLLYVAMTRARDGLDLVVPQRFFTYGQNSQGDRHVYASRSRFIPATLLQFFEACSWPQGKSEAAQAQARQVRIDVGARMRGMWR
- a CDS encoding enoyl-CoA hydratase/isomerase family protein, which encodes MQDGERQNEVIIERRGTAGVIRLNRPRALNSLTLPMIRTITAALHDFAGDPEVASVVATGEGERGFCAGGDIRALHESARAGDGLAGTFWREEFRLNHMIAAYPKPYVALMDGITMGGGVGLSSHGRHRVVTERTRLAMPETGIGYVPDVGATWLLPRGPGEAGTWLGLTGLDIGAADAIHARLADLQIASSRLGQVIDALSGLPRGSSSSDVDAVLQGLSEPQGESRLRQNAAVIDRAFRFDSVEEILAALAEEEDEFAAETRRVMLTRSPTSLKLALRLLRAGRRSASLAECLGRELGACLQMLDNPDFFEGIRAAVIDKDRNPQWSPATVEAVQASTVEHFLKPAEPPLSL